The nucleotide window taaggTTCATATATCTTattcaataattaaaaaacaactCTTTTTTTTCGATAAACCTTATCGGCTCATCTAGTCAGTTTCGGGAGGAACGCACTTAGACACTAGCCTGAAAACGAACCACATTGTCTGACCCTAATTTGGAATACCTTCCGACTAATGCAAGGGAGTGGACCAATCATTTGTTATGGCCTATCATATAAACCACTTGGATCGAAACTCAAGCCCAAACTGACCAAATAGTGATAATTTAGTTCTCATGGAGAATCGAACCCAAGACTAATGTGGCTATACACCAAACCACAAGAAATTGTCACTAGACTACCACCACTTGGTTTTAAAaaacaactatatatatatataaaataaatgtatatgttatatgtatatgtgGCATTGAACTaagttttagtttgttttacaaAGTCAAGATTTATTCAGTATCACAATATGAACAACTAAGACACTTTTTAGTCACGCAGCGAATGAGCTAACTGAAAAGCGAATCGTTGAGTAATATCGATACGATAATACGTCTCACTATGAACCAATAATAAAACTTAATTTGgcttttaacttttaataaaaataaatatatgatacTATATTATTCTTTTATTGCCAAAACTAACGTATAAACTGAAATAAGGGAAGAAAAAGAAACTACCAGTTATGTcaaataaactaaaaactagtgtctattatatacatatttaaaaagaaaagcaaTAACTTTTATATGATTGCATAATGAACGTACCTCGATCATGGAAGGCCGACATGGAGACGATGATCTGATACAGAGAGACGCAGCAAAAGCGATGCGGTGAAGCTGTTTGATATCAAAGTCCTCCTCGATCCTTGGATCCACCAACTTCTCGATCTCGCCCTCTTTTATTATGGTTTTTgcctgttaaaaatatttaaatttaaatacgAATTGAACTATATAACACGAAAAATATgatcaaggtctgattggttagGGTTGAAGATGTATATTATTTTGCGGTGTGAAAATGTTGGGTGTAAGAAAAAAAACCTATACCATCTAAAtgttatggttttttttttttgctgtggtatatgcataatttataaaatttaattgtttaaaaaatattttgcagaAACGAGTGAAAAAGACAGAGTTTCTACAACCTTGACCAATAACACTTTAAAAGGATCATGCCATAAAAATAACGGATAAATTGTAAATACATTCAGGTTAAATTGGATTTACCCAGCTATGTAGGCTTTGGTGGGAAGCATCAACAGGTCTTTTACCAGAAATGAGTTCAAGCAAGAACACTCCAAAAGCAAAAACATCAGTCTTCTCATCCACAATCCCATGTGTGTAGTACTCTGGTGCTAAGTGCCTGTATTTATTCAAAAATGATTAATCAACATGTTAATACAAAACACATGCACTttgttatatagtttaaatatagaaataaaGTAAGAAAGTACCCAAAAGTGCCTTCAATTGGAGCAATGGAATGGTGAGACCATTGAGAAGGCAGCCATTTTGCCAAACCAAAATCAGATATCTAAATACACatagataattattttcttcttttaaaactATTGTTAAATGAAGATTATAAAAAGGAGAATAGTTATAGATAACAATGAAACAGTTAAAATATTAAGAAGGAAGagacaaaaaatatatacatattaccTGTGGCTGAAAATCGTGGGTTAAGAGAACATTGGAGGATTTAATGTCTCTATGTATGATCCTTCTCTGACAACCTTTGTGTAAATAATGAAGCCCTTTTGCTGTCCCAATAGCAATTTGATACCTTGTCTCCCACTCCAATGGTGCTTGATTCAAATCTACATAacacaatattaataaaaaaaaatatttataaacaaacaaaaaaacaccaaaGCATTAAATCTTGATTTTGCAGAAAACATGTTCAAGAAAGCATCATATGTTCATAAAAGttcaatatgtttttttgtcaaagaaGGTTGTGGATTGTATACCATGAAGGAGAGAAGCAACAGAGCCTCTagaagagaagatgaaaacaaGATAGAGACCATTTTCAATACAACAACCAAGAAGAGACAAGACATTAGGATGTGAGACATGTCCTATTGTCCCAATCTCCATCAAaaactctttctctcttctctcgtCTTCTCTCCCTCCTCTCGTTATCCTCTTCACAGCGATTTCTTCGCCACTTTTAACTAAGAACCCTTTATACACCTCTGCAAATCCGCCTCTTCCTACCAAGTTCTCtgcaaaagaaaagacaaaccttttttttagttaaagaaAACATTACAGAGAGTTTCTTGAGTTTGGAGACAGAACCTGAGCTGAAACCATTGGTTGCCTCGTAGATTTCTTCAAAGGAGAAACATTTCCACTTGGGTCTTTGAAACTGCTCTGTTTCTTGAAAACCCTCGACGCATTTGGCGTTTGGAGCTGAGTTTTCAGAGTCTGAGTCGAAACTGCGTCGTTTAAAGGAGAAGAGACGTTTCAAGCTGTTGCTTCGAATGTACTTCATCTTATTTTGTGGGGTTTGAATATACTTCAGTATTAAATCACAGAAGAaggaaggaggaggaagaagaagaagagaagagaagagaagaagagatattATTATCTGTCTGTTTTTTTGTACTTTGTGAATAAAAACACAGAAGAATTAAATTTGGGTTGGTGAAGGTTTACGGTGAGGGCGTCCACAGAGAATTAGGTAAACGAAAACAGAGTTTTGCGTTATATGTTTCCGCGTTTAGCGTTTGATGATTTGCGTTTTGGGGATTATGAAGTCTAGAAAAGTGATGAAGGAACTTTGTGTGGGTGAGACTTTAATGGTAGCTCCGCTTGACGATATCCATGTTCTCAAAGTTACTTTgtgtatttttctctttttctgttttttttgtccTTTTATGCAAAATTAAAGTTGGGTGATAAATATAGAGTTAATTTGTGAAATACTCCCACCGTTtattaatataagtcgttttagaattgtgcacaaaaattaagaaaatcattaatttcttacattttctaaataaaaacatctttaattatttacttaacCACGAatcaactaataataaaatagaaggtatattatcattgtcatataacattaactgttaataaattttacattagaaaacagaaaatattatagtttggaacataaaaatttctctaaaacgacttatattaaaaaaacggaaggagtaacaaacttgtaataaaatgttaagaatatatcatcattaattttataattaggtGTCAtagcatttttttcttttctttcggTTTTGGTCCCTCTTGGACCATCTCTAATGAAACATTAtttttcctctatattttacactaaaatatagtaactctattatagagttggatttgctacaatggtttactctataataaagttacactataatagagtaaaatatagaaGAATGTTAAGAGCAAATTCAaatctataatagagttattctactctataatagagttacactataatagagtaaaatatagaaaaatattaagagcaaattcaaatctataatagagttattctattttagtataaaatatagagaaaaaaaatagtgttcCATTAGAGACATCcttagcaaaaaaataaaataaaaataatagaattTGGTACTGCAGTGGTGGTGGTTATTGCACTAGTGGTGGTTATCGCAACGACATTGGCGGTGACTAGAGTGCATGGTAGTCAGTGCATGCATGGTGACTACGGCGGTGGTTGTTAGGGAGGAAAGTTGGTCATAATGAAGAAGAAACTATGGTATTTTGTAGAAGAGGTTACTATGGCTGTAGTGGTGGTTGTGGTTACCATTGTAGATTTGTAGTCGTGACCGTCATAGTGAATCGAAGAAAGAGAcgatgttatttttttttggtgcaaGAGATGATGTTATTGAAAAAAATTCTTATTGAAAAAAATTCTATGTATAAGagatataataatgaaacatatgaaattgtatatttttcttataaatgaaATTATCAAATACAATAgtataatagaaaaatagatTGTGTTTACATGTTTGACATCTAAAATTACGGATTTGCTTGTTATCGTGGGGGTGACTACAGGTATTGCCGAATGATGGATGTGGTTATGGAAAATGTGATGATGATTACAAAGTAGACGATGGTGAtgattttgctttattttttggtattttccaaaaatatactAGAGGGAGATATATTTTAGGggttatttgtgaaataaccaaaacaaaaattaaaattaactttttagagagagagagtaaagagagaaaagaagagaaaagaagaaaaaaaaaggtgattttggttagtttgttaattttggtttttttgttGAGTTATTGGATGCAATTtttctatattatattttattggtGGATGCCAAAACGTCAaccattttattttgtaaaatttccAAATTGTATACATCtctttatttatgattttaaatattagatttttataatttaatttattttaaaatagatgtttCAATTTTCTTTATGTAGTTATTgctattttctttatttaactttataatatatattatttaatgaaaaaaactaaaacatagtAATTAAAGAAGGTTATAATAgatatttctatatatttttaaatctgtgAAATTTTAAGAATTTATAATTTGAGACAgagaaatattatttagttatcattttcTATCTTGAATCAAGTCAAAGTAAGTAATATATTACAAGTACAACATATACTATAGATATCCggtcatattatatatttcggATAGGACAAAATGATTGTATAATACCATATTAAACTTATTTTGCTACAAAGCCTGCAATAGAAACATACTCCAAATGATTTTATAGCGTTTAGATTTTGTATTTGTGTTTAGCTATTATATTGGTGTATTTGAAAGCGTCAGATAATTGAAGTCAGATTATTAATGCAGCAAGGAAAATGCCACTTTGACACTGATATAATGGATTCTTCTAAAAAACTCACTTTAAATTGTAAAAGGCCAAGCCTAACATATTGTGCTTAATTAAGTGAAACTATTGTTAGGTAGTCCAAATCGAAAGCTCTTCTGGCCTAAcactggggggggggggggaggggcaATCCTAAAAAATTACTTACTACTAGAATTAATCATTATTTAACTTCTGTTTGTCTACATAGgcttttataatatatactagattttgatccgttcTTTAAAGAcgggtatatttttgttttaattttttttttgaatattttaatcataacttttgtatttttttatacattATAGTGGTATCGggcatgaagaaaaaaaaacagcgCTCATAATAGTGAAAATACTTACtgtcaatgattttttttataaataatgtgattaattaaatatacctgtaatatttatttttagtggAACAGTTCTTGGTGTCATAACTATTTTTTGCTCACACACAATATATacgtaaaatttattattataataatgaaAGTGGTGGATCTCTAATATATAGGAAGTAAGAAAAggttataataaaaaaagagaagTTATAATAAACTGAAAATTACGTAAAAGGTATATTTATATGTAGACTAATTAGTtagtaaaatatagaaataaataGTTGGACATAACATTATCAATTGGTCATGATCtaaatttaatagtattgatttttttcataaataatgtgattaattaaatatacctgtaatatttatttttagtggAACAGTTCTTGGTGTCATAACTATTTTTTGCTCACACACAATATATACgtgaaatttattattataataatgaaAGTGATGGATCTCTAATATATAGGAAGTAAGaaaaagttataataaaaaaagagaagTTATAATAAACTGAAAATTACGTAAAAGGTATATTTATATGTAGACTAATTAGTtagtaaaatatagaaataaataGTTGGACATAACATTATCAATTTGTCATGATCtaaatttaatagtattgatgtgtatatatatatatacacatatgttACGTATCTGTTTTGAAATTACTTTGAAGTTCTAAGGGTTATGCTTTGATTGGTATTCGTGTTTAGATCTTTGTTTGATTGAACAGTTTAATTTGTGTGTATTGCaataaatgatatatttgaTACTCTCCTTTTGTTTCGATTTACAAtataaactctataaattaatatacactaaaaatttctataaaataatataatcttATAGTcccaaattgagtttttggtttaattagtatatcgataaattaatatctctataaattaatgaaaaaattatagttttggtgtagttcgaacattattaatttatagaagtttcTTTGTAGTTGTTGTTGTAGGAAAAAATTTCCGCTTCAAAATAAGTGTTGTTTTAGAGTTTCactgcaaaatttattaataagattctccactttatttttctattggttaaaaatGGTTAGGTGTATAGATAATTGTGGTTTTGTTTTggaaatatacaaaatcaaaaatttttAACCTGTGTGCATAAATCTAAAACGGCAATTAAAACAAAACGGAGGAAATATTATTTTACCAGCATcttatcccttatatactaaatcaCAAGTCACATGAACAATAACAGTCTGACACATGGCAttagttttacaaaaaaaaaaaactaaaaacaaataaGCGAAAACAACCGGTTGAAAAAATATGCTCCACCCCTTATTTTTCTGCAATTTCAACCatctaattcctaaattttctcaaaatttcaCCCACGTTTCATTATCAACTGTTTTCTTCTGTATATTTCCAGCTTTAAATATCATTTccaaaactttttaaaacgGTCAAAAGAGTAAAGAACTTATGCTCTTCCTTTTGTCTATTTTCACAGTTTCTTCAAAACCTCAAACTCCACTCTGTATTCGTCAGATGTAATATGAGCCCAAACAGTAAAATAATTCAGAGTGGAAATGACACTTGTGTATATATACTTCTGTTTCACAGATTCTAAAAGGAGACAAACCTAAATgggaaataaaattttatcagCAACAAAGGTAAAGTATTTTATCAGCAACAAAGGTAAAGTATTTACCTTCTTTTTGCTTATAAATTGGTTTTAATATCTGTTTTGTGACTTCTCTTTAGAAAAATTATGTTAACTATATTTCTCTAATGCAATAGAGTTGGATATATTGTAGAAGCTGATTCCAATGCTAAGTCTTGATTTTTCAGAGTGAACATAAATATGGGTCCTTTAGAGGAAAGGATGATACTTTCGGGTATGCACACCGTTGCTGATATTTTCTGCTGCTGTTGCGGAGATAATGTTGGCTGGAAATACGTAACTTGCTTTATATCTCTCTTTACTCTTTAGTCTCACTTCCAGTTTTCTTGGGACAGGTTTCTcattttttcacattttttctttctttatttgttAGGAATCAGAGcatgagaaagatcagaagtaTAAAGAAGACAAATTTGTTCTGGAAAGGTAACATCGTCTCTTCTGAAAAGTTTCTCTTGGTCCATAGTTTCAGTTATTTagtcgaaaaaaaaattatgttatctATTTAGTATTTACTACagatagagaaaatgagtaTACGTTGAAATTAGAACTCTAAACTATATTTATGTGTTGTATAtatctcaaattttaaatataaaatactttcAACATATATCTATTTTGAACTATTTTCCGTTTACAAGATCTTTATTTGAATGCAACTATTTTATGAAATTGTTATCCATACTTatagaatatttaattaatataattatttttttattgataattttgaaattgcagttttatcatcaaataattttaaaaacagttaatTTAATTCGTGCGTAGCACGAGGGTAACACTAGTTTCTTCTAAACTGTAAAGCAAAAGCAAAACGCAAAAGCCCTTTCTTGAAAAAAATGCACGCAAAACAAACGAGAAAAACAAtacttgtttgattgttggaaCCCTTAATTGTTTGCAAGTGAAAAATGATGGTTGTCTatgaaaaactatattttattgtaaataatattttgacatATAAACATGTATACTAAACACtctaaatgtaaaataaaaggcaaacaaataataataataataataataataataataataataataataataataattccaTTTTTGCTGTGAAATGATGgttctaatataaaaaaaatattttgttttttttaacacgTAAATAAGAGTCTCGTTTAAGGTACCGAGTTGCTTAAACTACAGTGAAGAATCTACACTTATTACAAAACGGTATATAGAAAAGAGAACAGGCTCAGACAAGCATAGGTCCATGAttaaatacaattaatgaaCACAAGGAAACagttagtcttttttttttttgggaaatctgtttttttagagcaaaaaaagtTAACTATGTCtttttagactaatctatactactttatgtcctattagactaattttttcgaaaaaggcagtaatgcccttaaaattgtaatttttttaaaaagataaataatgagTTCGACAAGCGGAATCGATCGATCCCGCTTTACAAGTTACagtggatcgatcgatcccgatcATTATTCAGAACAAAAAAACGCGAAATATATACTGATCGACCTGGTCCATTTCACTCGATCGGCGAAGATCGATTCCTTACAGATCGACCGATCTGTAAAGatagatcgatcgatcccgtgcccaggaaagaatcccaaatcgatttttttggttttgtatgatTATATCCGGGTTGATTCCCACTTGATTTGAACCGACCAAGCATGATTTCAACTCTTTAAGCTCGATTTCTCTGGGACGAAACCCATAATTTCCCATTCACGAACAAAGGGGGAGAAAATCAAATTCCCACCCAAAGTTCATTAACCCTAACTCACTCAATTCTCTGATTTGGACGATTATTTGACCTAACTCATACGATTTCGTGAGCTTTTTACGAATCTATCACTCTTTAGTTTGTTCTGCAAAGGTATGAAACTCTATCTCCACTTCTTTTTAGAGTTTGAAAATAGAAAGGTAAAAGGTACATTTTTTGAGTTAGTTAAGATATTTAGGCTTCAATCATGTGTTAAGGTGATGATTAGAGAAGATTTTGTACACAATCATGggttaaatcatatttttgggATAGATTTAGGaattttaggtttttgttaTTAACAGAAATATGTTGtattgttttcaattttcagGTATGGAGTTGGAGTTGCCTAATCGTTTATACGGTGAGGGATTGAAACCTCAGGTTAAGAAGATTAATAACGTTTCTTCAAAACCAAAATCCTCTATAACGTTTTTCTGTAACTCTTCCAGAGAAGACTTCAATTCCAAAGCAAGTAACCTTCCCCCTTTCTTTTTATCAACATTAAAACTCCAACCTGAAGATACAACCAATTCCCAAACACCACATGAAGCATAGACATGAATCATGGTATAAataatgtgaaaattttgtgaaaattttgtgaacaaTCAATGGAATATAGAAGACGGCGAAGAAGGTTGCCAAGGTTTTTTTGTcgcttttttttgttctttttcgttctttttttaaaaaaatcgattttttaaaaaaatataaaagtgaatattctcaaatattttgtttccatatttttaggaactgatttcttatccgtagaatacaactaatatgtagaaatcaatttctacagttttttagaattatagtaatgtttagaatttgatttctacatgttttagatttatagtaaatctgtagaagtcggtttctacatgttttagaattagattaatgtgtagattttgatttctaagaattttagaatggtaggttaagcgcggaatgtgtattctacatatttgtagaatactcctatttacgtagatcacgtattctaaacattgtagattcaatgaaaaaagtagatt belongs to Brassica rapa cultivar Chiifu-401-42 chromosome A07, CAAS_Brap_v3.01, whole genome shotgun sequence and includes:
- the LOC103828359 gene encoding receptor-like cytosolic serine/threonine-protein kinase RBK2, producing the protein MKYIRSNSLKRLFSFKRRSFDSDSENSAPNAKCVEGFQETEQFQRPKWKCFSFEEIYEATNGFSSENLVGRGGFAEVYKGFLVKSGEEIAVKRITRGGREDERREKEFLMEIGTIGHVSHPNVLSLLGCCIENGLYLVFIFSSRGSVASLLHDLNQAPLEWETRYQIAIGTAKGLHYLHKGCQRRIIHRDIKSSNVLLTHDFQPQISDFGLAKWLPSQWSHHSIAPIEGTFGHLAPEYYTHGIVDEKTDVFAFGVFLLELISGKRPVDASHQSLHSWAKTIIKEGEIEKLVDPRIEEDFDIKQLHRIAFAASLCIRSSSPCRPSMIEVLEILQGEEIEKEKWKMEEEEEKKEEFWGYEDLEDCEYDSSISLSPPDSISNRSSSNRSS